The sequence below is a genomic window from Maylandia zebra isolate NMK-2024a linkage group LG18, Mzebra_GT3a, whole genome shotgun sequence.
gttttagatgtgtccatgatacatcacagctgatttaaagggctaaatgactcctcagcatttcttgaagttctccagaggtctggtaatgaactaatcatttgattcaggtgtgttaacccagggtgggatctaaaacctgcaggacaccggcactcgaggcctggagttgcctacccttGGTGTATTGTATGCACTCTaaacgaccatctttgaacaggtGAGTTCAAGTCACATGATAAGCTGAGGCAGGGTGTCACAATGGTTTGACACAAAATCTCTTATGATATTGACCCTCTTTTCACACCTTTGTTGTGTGATGAGAGACATAAGGGGCAACTTAAGGGGCAACTCCCACCAGGTTTTAAATTCCTGGAACTATCCACCATTTGGCtttagaattttaaaaaaaagtgtatcgGATAGGAGGTGAAACATGCAATCTAGCTACTTTCTTTCCAAGCGCCTTAGACGACTGTTACCTGAATGACTGAGAGATATATTGTTAAGAGTTTTTCttccccactgttgccaaagtggtTGCTTAACATTTGATTGTTGGTGtgttctttgtattattgtagggtctttatcttacaataaaaagtgcctttaggcaactgttgttgtggtttggtggtatatgaataaaattgaatttaattaaaaattaaattgatttgaattgaacGGCAACaattaaagaagaaaaggagTATAAATAAAGGCAAGCAGCTAAACAATAAGAATGGAATAGACAATTAAAATTTATCAATAAAAAAGACTGCTATGGGACAGGAGCTTGGTACATGTTTGTCATGATTTTAGAGAGCAGCGATGGCACAGAATAATCCTCGTGGTGGTTCACTGGGGGTGAATACTGGCCGGATTAGCAGTTTTTCTGTGCTAAGAGCAGCAACTTGTATATTTTTTCTGTGTTCGTGGAGGTGTGCGTGTCTTCAGCCCTGGGTGTCTGAACCAAACCAAGATAGGTCAGAAATGTGTTCCAAATGTTATTAAATAATGGTACATTGATTCTATGGAattggtgaaagaaaatgaaaatattgcAGAACTAAATCTCGTCAAAAATCACTAGTTAATTCAAACACATGAAGTGACccactaccccccccccccccttccacaGCTAAAGAAATGAAGAGAGGAGGGAAATCCTTCAGACACAAAGGACCATGatctttttatatttacagcTTAGTTATTACAAATGCCTCATTatcattcctttttttaaatctgtgtgttCCACATAATCTGACCCTCTTGGCTTGCTTCCAAGAGAGTTTTTGCAGTATACTTCCACagtcctttttcctttttccctttagggctgttcgatataacgatatatatcggatgacgatattaAAAACGTCtatgtttcattttacgctatcgtttgtttcgtggtgtcacaaaataaactgtttacggcaacatttttttcattatattgATGGTCAcagtagtggctatattaattttttaaagttctctctttctttaaAGTTCTCTTTATATTtgatataaccacactacagacagagaagcagttgttgttgtttttttgccttgTCCTTAGCAACAATGACGGTAAAACCACCATGTGTCCGcgtgtttattttccacataaacctttcacaataaagctcaagatcctgttgagacttttcaaaataaactgaatcacgtgaaagagcagattatttacggatgagaagcaaaaaagagccgccaggtgctaaaaaataaaccttagactcaaacgttagaacaggcttttccccgcagcacgccgtgtaagaaatactcacaaagaaaacggcgaccgttacaacttatgtctaaaaatgtatcatttcaattaaaacactcgactccaggtacgagacgcccagctggaaacacttcatgcaagtcgagctgcccgagattcacagaatttatagaaaatgttaaatttttgtgatttatatcgttccCAGGACGATGGATGTCttaatatcgggatatgagattttggtcatatcgcacagccctaatccCATAatcaaaaaagttaaacacattcacttctTGCTACTTTTCAAGAACCCTGTATCAAGTTACATTGTGTTACCATCTGTTCTTATGTATTGTTTTACTGCTgtcctattattattattttttcttcaaTAATGGTTGAAAAATTGTTACCATTTGCTTTAATATAAATTTTAATTCATGTAAttactgttttatttcagtATACAACAGTGAAAATCAAACTGCCTTAAATGAAGCTGGCATCAGCAATTGAATGTTGTGCACTCTGAACTTTGTCAATAAAAATGTGATAACTCGAGTCACTCACACAGGTGCTCTTAAACATTTGTCCAATTTGTACACTCCAAATTTCACTCACATATGTGAGCAACATGCTCTCAGTGTACAGACTTGCTAGAATATATTTGCTCAGATGTGCCTTCCTGTCATCATATTAGTAACCTTCTTGTTATGTCCCCTTATCCTTTAAGATCCCCTACAGCAATATgaagtgtgaggaagaggagagtcTGAATGACCCGGAGATCTATAACCAGGAGTGGAACTTTGGTCTGAGCGAGGATGGTCCACAACTtccacagattaaagaggaacaggaggaagtCTGCACCAGTCAGGATGTAGTACAGGTTGTAGTGAAGCAGGAGTCTGAAGAAATCTTCGCCTGGACTGGGAAAGAGCGATTCAGAGTGCTGGATAACATCTGGAAACACGAGGAAGACTTACACTGCACAGGTATATAAAACTTAATAGTTGTTGGGGGCGTTTTTCTCTGTGCACAGACACACTCTACCTCTCCTTTTATTCTTCAACAAAAAACATGTATGGTGCTTTTTGAATTTGCTTAACTTgctgaacagaatcaacttttgggaacCAGGTGCAGAACGACTCTTTGCTGAACAGAAGAGTGTTCTGGATTCTTTGTGGTCATGAGGCTATCACAAGACAGCAGTTCTCTTGTCCTTATTGCCAAAGCTTGAGAGCCCAACCAGTCAACCCTAAGATGGCTGATTTGCATCCTTCTTAGCTCAGATTGCATAAACCAACATTTTTTGATATCTCGGCCAGGGTTGTTATCTCTGCCCTgtggatgaacataaaggccacgacacagtctcagctgcagcagaaaggactgagaggcagagagagctggaggtgagtcgacaaaacatccagcagagaatccaggacagagagaaagatgtgaagctgcttcaacaggaggtggaggccatcaatcagtctgctgatcaaacagtggagcacagtgagaagatcttcactgagctgatccatctcatccagaaaagaagctctgatgtgaagcagcagatcagatcccagcaggaaactgaagtgagtcgagtcaaagagcttgaggagaagctggagcaggagatcactgagctgaagaggaaagatgctgagctgaagcagctctcacacacagaggatcacatccagtttctacacaactacccctcactgtcagcactcagtgagtctacagactcatccagcatcaatatccgtcctctgagctactttgaggatgtgacagcagctgtgtcagaggtcagagatgaactacaggacattctgagagaggaatggacaaacatctcactgacagtcactgaagTGGAAGCCCACAGCTTGTTGGCCTTATTGTAATAACACTGCACTTCGTAGATCAGTGTGTCAACCTCAAGGTGCTGACAAAGGAGCAAAAATCTACTTGGATTAAGTCTAATAATCACTGTTGGCATTGTGGGTGGCACCACCGGGCCAGTGTTGGTtaaacctcctaggacctggcatccacatatatggacatcacattttgggttatttagaccagaATACTATCTAAATCCACTTGAACCCCTAACTGtacacattttcctgtttagaaGCAAAGTTACCTTCTACTATGTAGGCaaaataaaattgatttattttttattgtctttctttttctttagattCGTGGCAGATATGTAACCAGGAGAGGAACTCCAGACCAGGAGGACAAAGATCCTTCACAAACTAAAGACGAACAGGAGGAATTGTCCATCAGTCAGGAAGGAAAGCAGCTTTCACTGAAGAAGGAAGCCAAAGATACCATCATCTCGACCAGGCAGGAGCTGGGCATCAAGTGGAACACTGAAGTAAAGTTGCACATAATATGTATGCAAAGCTGTAATGGATGGATTTCTTACTacaaaactgaataaaactCATGTTGGGTCCTATTCAGACCTCAGAGATACGTTATAGGGGCACATGAAGAATCTAAAGACCAACTGCAATAAGCAGCATTAATGCATCTGttttgtaaactttttaaatatattgacaatttaaaattaatttaaaattgacaattttcCCTATTAGTGCCGAATgtttaatttgaaaataaattatcGATTTTAAACTAAGCTTTTCACAAACCACACAACACTATGATAGGTGTGTCCCTGTGCCACGTTTCTGGGTCTTCCTGTCTTACCCTTTGGATTCCAGCACAAGGCCTGTGTAGTGATGTTATTGGTGGACTTCCTGAGGGTGTGGCCAGCTGTTGATGAATATCTGCAATATACACAGGGTTGTGTTTGTCTTGCTACATGTTTATGAAATATAGAGAAGTGTAAGTTTTTAAAATGCCCGGCTTGGTGGATGCTCTAATCTCTCTTTAGCGCTTGAGCTCAAGAAAGGTCAGAAGACGGTTCCAGACAATAACTTAATGCCCACTCATATCCTGGGCCATGTGACctcagtaaatcacatgatagggtggggcaaGGCCTCtcgatgtctttctgaaagtgctgtaacaaGGTTTAAGAATTTAATTCACCCACTGTTGTTATCCttaatgccctgtaccaacgcagagcagctacctgaatgctactccaacagaggtcgattatcttgttaataattttacctcctcactacgtacgactctggatactgtagctcatGTGACAAGAGAagaatcagaagtacctgactctgtAGTATAACTCTCAAATACGCACCTTAAAGCAGGTAACAAATACATGTGTACTGAGTTTTTGTAACCTTGTAAATcaaaatatgtgaaaatttggtgtgtgtgtggtaaaaagaaaaaagatttgtgtttgtTGTAGCTCAGAATTCTTTGCCAGCTAAATCCGTATATATATTTCTGCACTACGTCACACCGACACACAGTTTACTCAGTTCCACTTTTTgtgtcagagaacagatgggtttggctgttgaAGGGGTGCTTTACTGAACTTCAGGTCCTGGaagaataaatgcccttttataTGCCAgcaatacatgtttttattgaacatttgaagataacacaacacaaactctagaagaggacataaagtcagagatagaaacgACAAGGAGCAGGCGCATCTAGTACACATAGAGCTGTCACAAAAACTCACAGAGCTCAGCAGCCAGCGCAACAAATTCTGAATCCttggcttttagttagcagttagcattagcaacaCATGCTCCATCCGCTGTGAAAGGGCCCTTATGCTAAGACATCTGGGATAAACACTGGTTTGAGCGTGGAGTCAAGGAGGcgatttacgtgaaaagggaaagacaatctctgaatcgaggagggggcctaaaggtacatctttcgccgtcttacaatgctgtgattgcagccattccccaactctctgtgaattgtactcatggccattgatcagtgggctttgataagtggttgttgatcaatggtcgtGAGAATTTCcataattatgatgaaggaactgacctcgcAGCCCATTGatccttcagtggtgctaggttcagtcattatgcaaaatTACAGTTTATAAGATTaggaaaacctgcagtcagctgagactgaagaagtcacatggatgagtgacgaaacgtttcgaaacgctacatccagatgaataggatcaacttttggagatactCTGGATGGGattattatttgtttgtgatttttatttgtgACCACGATATGTCCTCCAAtgaacatattaaacaaatatggaggactgctttcttccatttgcacaaaatctgtaaaattagaaatatccggtctcagagtgacgctgaaaaactagttaatgcatttattacttctaggactactgtaattcatcaTTATCAGGATGTACTAAAAACCCATGAAAAGCCTttagttaatccaaaatgctgcagcaagagtactgacaggaactagaaagagagcatatttctcctatattggcttccattcattggctccctgttaaatccacagTTTAATTCAAAGTCCTGCTATTCACACACAAGGGcaagtaccatatcaccccattggatcacttcgctctcgcactgcaggcttactcattgttcctagagtatttaaaagtagaattggaaggagagccttcagttttcaggcccctgtTCTGTAAAACCagtttccagtttggattcgggagacagaccgTCACAGTTGACGCTGGCCAACTGTGGGAATGTGAGGAAGGAGCTGTGAATGcaagcagtgcgtttatttacagtgcatggaaaataacaataaaacccGAATGTGTTCCCGACTCCCGTGACATGTCCTCTTCCCAGTGTTAGTGTTCTTTGTCCCTGCTCCTCAGTGTCTGAGCACCCCGTGCTCGCTGCCCTCTCATCTCCACACTTCTCCTGGGAAAATAACAATGCAGCAGATTAAACTTACTAACTGGCCAAGAGACTAACATAAAGCCACGCAATGATCCAGCGTCGGAGAAAGCTCCACCACACTCTTAAGTAGCTCCTCCGACGAGGCTTGATCAGCTGCCCCAtgaggcgactgttgctgtgatttggtgctgtatcaATAACATTGACTTGAAGAGAGTCAATAGTCAGCTGGTAACACAGAAAATAcagcattaatatttatttagaaGCATTAGTTTGTCTGAGAATCTGTTTTTTACTGCAAaatttttgtcctgtttttaaatCTCACCTGATGCATGATCATCTTTTTATTTACGGAAATTAGATTTCCAAAATGTCTATCACTGAGTCAGCTAAACAGCTTATCCCCAGAACATACCTTTTACTGGTACATGTGAGAACCATGTTTACCATGTAAGGACCTGCTAATTGTTGAGGTTACATTACAGTTGATCCAATTTATGTTTTTCTGATATTATCATTTTGTCCCTTCAGATCCTCCACAATGTGACTGTAAAGACAAGGAGGGCCTCACAGATCAGCAGGTCCGTAACCAGGAGAAGAACTCCAGTCTGGACCAGGAGGATTCTTcacagattaaagaggaacaggaggaactcAGTACCACTCAAGTGGCATAACCACTTGTACAAaagcaggagacagaagcttTTCCTGCTCGTGAAGAAAACGACCACAGTGAACCAGAACCAAGCAGTGACCAGCTCCTTTCTCACAACTCTCCTGACACTGATCAGGAAGAAAACAAGGATGGTGACTCACACAGAAAAAAGTCAGATCAAGTCGTAGCAGGACTGAGAGTTCAAAATTCCAAGACAGTACATTTATGTAGTACCTGTGGGAAAAAATGTAATAGGATGGAAAACTTGAaacaacacatgcaaattcacacaggtgagaagacGCATTCTTGTAGCACCTGTTGGAAAAATTTTACTCTAAAAACGCATTTAAATGAACACATGAGAATTCACACCGGTGATAAGCCTCATTCttgtagcacctgtgggaaaagatttaGTTTAGCAGCAAATTTGAGAGCCCACATAACAATTCATACAGGTGAAAAAACATATTCCTGTAGCACATGTGGGAAAGGATTTAATCACAAGACatctttaaaaatacacatgGAATTGCATACAGGGGAAAAGCAATATTCCTGTAGCAGCTGTGGGAAACGATTTAGTGTGGCAGCAGCTTTGAGAAGTCACATAAAAATTCATACAGGTGAGCAGTCAAATTCCTGTATTACCTATGGGAAACAATTTAGTGTGGAAGGAACTTTGAGAAGTCATATAAGAATTCATTCAGGTGAGAAGCCATATTCCTGTAGCACATGTGGGAAAGGATTTAATCATAAAGCTTCTTTTAAAATACACATGGAATCACATACAGGTGAAAAAAGATATTCCTGTAGCACATGTGGGAAAGACTTTAGTGTGGCAACAACTTTGAGAAGTCACATAACAGTTcatacaggtaaaaaaaaacacattgttgTAGCACATGTGGCAAAAGTTTTAGTTGTCTTGAGTACTGGAAAGCCTACATCAGTGTCCACGCAGGTGAGAAACCACATTGCTGCAGTACATGTGGGAAAAGTGTTAGTTCCCTCACAAACTTAAATTCACATGAGAGTCCGGTGAGAAGCCGTATTGTTGTGGTGCCTGTGGAAATGGGTTTTACTCATATGTCAAGTTTGAAAAGACACATGGGAGGCCACACAGATGAGAAGCCACATTGTTGCAGTGTCTGTGGGAAAATTTTTAGTCGTATGTCAAGTTTGAAAATACACATTGGTTTTTCACCTGTGTGGCCTCTATATTGTTGTAGCAGCTATGGGAAAAAATTCACTTCTTCGGTACAGTTGAAATATAGGAAAACATGCTACATGCTAAGTTTCATTTTTAGAAAATGTTGGTGGCGGAGCTTATGTGTCTCTGACTACATTAACAGGTACATTTGGTAAATGTAACTTTTTCTGACTGTTTTGGCTTTTTACCCAATATAAACAGTATaaacaagttttgtttttttttgttttgttttgttttttttaaatccttctAGGAAGGCTGAAGATTTTTGAAAGCTCAGtttctttgtttccatatggacaagaaaaacagagtttgtctCACAACTTTAAAGGTGTGCACCTTTACCACCTTTATCTGACACCATTCCGTTATTATTTGTGGGCTTTTGATTGACATTTGATGGACATTTCTTCACGTTGCTTTGGTTCGGTGTCAACAGTGCTTGAGATCACATGAGTCTTAATGTAATCAGAACTATTTGCCAAGTTATTATAGGTGTTAGGAaggttgtttttaaaatgtattccgctacagattacagaatacatggccCCAAATGTAATTTgtaatgtattccattacattAATCAATGGGAGtaatgctttttacaactacaaaaatgtattattactgTGTGATGATACATTAGAGCAGAggtctcaaacttaaatgaGCTGTGGGCCACTTCTGACACTGTCATGTCATTGGAAGGCCACTTTAGTGTTCAGGTagtacaaaaaacccccaaacaaataaacaagaaTCACCCACAACCAATTCCTAAAATAtgatcttttgtttgtttgtttttccatttcaaatattgtattacaagacaaaactgcaaacgtgaacgcagttttttttctcactcttaAGTCTTTTATTGAACTaccaaataaatatattaatacTCTCTTTTGACCAGACACGTGACAGCTTTTCTGCTATAATTTCGTTCGTatttaccaaaataaaaatgcagacataagtgtacacattagtttttgactgctaatgaaaaatgttttctttttgtactCTGCCAGGATTCCTGGATCGTTGACACAGTGTCTTCAGTCTTAGACTTTGTCATGGTTTAGGTTTCATGTTTGCTGTTTAACTGTGTCAACCttctgtttatgtgcattatgtGTAGTTCTTCTTACTGTGTTATTAGTTAGATTatattcagctgtgtactcactggTCTCTAATTGTCATCATTTGCCAGAGTATTTGAGACCCAGGCATTAGtcttgtttgggtttccaccagcgtggaattaccaaaaatatttaGGGGATAGCCTGACATATGAAACAGGACAAAACagctgtgtaatccatttatttcaacaaactaactgtattctaaatatcacctttttaaatggtaaccgtaacagaatacagttactcatattttgtattttacataCATAACgctggtacatgtattccgttactctcCAACATTGGTTATTATCTAATATTTTGGACTAATGTTTAACTTTGATAGTGTTGTGTTCCATTTTGAAAGGTTTGTAATATGTGGTTGGTAGAAACTGGCGAAAGATGCACGTGGtaattattttatatgtatGAGTCACTTTAACAGCCCAAAGTTGACCTCAGCTGTAAACCACCTCAAGCATAATGCAACTTATACATGTATGGGTGTGTGGATATGTGTatgcatatgtatatatacacatatttacatattacatacatattacatatttacatatatttaatatttatggaTGTATGTGTATtcgtacatgtgtgtgtgcatccagGTGGAAAATAGCAGTGATACACCTCCTGCtttcaggcctgcaggtatcaggcttgtGATGTTTTACTAAGTCTTACAGAGGACAGAAACtgttttttggagtggcacaaataactTTTGTGGAATCCTATTTGATGCAAAACACCTGATTGCTctctaaataatttaaaatgggTTAAAAATGTCTGTGGCATTGGCTttatttttaggtaaatagttgcatataactttgttgtttgcaaaacttgtgcataagtttttaaaacatacaatttctatttgcattccAAGTTAAGAAAATTAtttgttaaacatgtttgtggtttttacagtaaaaaaattaaCTTTTTCGTActctgattttgtttattttgtctgaTTTTGAAACTGTGTTAATAAAGTATGTCAAAAGGAAAGGTAAAATCAAAAtgccataaaaacaacaaaaaaacgtgGATCTTAAAAACAATAGAACTATATCTGTTGAATAATGATTCTGATTTTCACTATGACACTTGCTTTTCAGTTTAAGTCATGGACCTAAATGCGTCACCTTTTGTTTCCGTTATAAAGAAGAGACTCACACAATAACTGATACTAAAAATAGAAGTGGTGCAGAAGGAAGTTCAGCTGAACCAAGAAACCTTTTCTTGTTTGATCTGTTTGGATcttctaaagcaggggtgtcaaactcaaatacacagtgggccaaaatttaaaactggaacaaggtcgcgggctaacattaatatttattgaaaaaaagatcttcctccagatttaagaatgaatctcttcttatggactcaaacaagttttgctgaaaaactgaacatggaacaagcaaagcttaatactaaacaatatatattagctgtataataccggtaggccagctctaataataatttggtatggcttcgcgggccaaatgtaattaggctgcgggccaaatttggcccatgggccagagtttgacacctatgttcTAAAGAATCTGGGGACTATTGTCTCtggacacagctactgcatGAACCGTATTAATGGCTTTTAGGATGGAGAGGAGAAAATCAGAATcggaatactttattaatcccgaaggaaattagggaaaagaaaaatctaCCCTTGCCAATAAAGCATCTTTACTTTACTGCAGCTGTGATGAAAATAAAGCAACAGTGTGAGTGTGAGGCATGTAAAGTGTTAAGCATACTTTGATGGTCTGCAGTAAGACACCTTAAGCATAATGAATTGTCAGAGATGGGCATTACAGCTAATTCTCAACTTGAATAATTGGAAACGATAAATTCTTTATCCAGGTTTCTGCAAAGCTCCAGACTTTGTCAGGAATTGATTTTTGTTGGACTGACCTGATGAGGGCAGTATTACGCCTTTGACACCTCCAGTCTACTGTAAGTACAACAGAAGAAGAATAGTGGCAATGGCGCCATTGAGAGATTCTATCGCAATCCTGAGTTATGTTTGAAGACGTTGGTTTGGCGGTATCGGTTGTTGTTGCAATAATGTCTTAAATTCAGCATCTGAGAGAGGTTATCAAGGAGAGATTAACTTCTGCTGCAGAAGAAATCTTCTCAGAGTTTGAAAAGACGATCGTCCGGTATGAGGAGGAGATTAGTCAGCTAAGACTGCTTGATATCAGACCCGGGATAAAGTCACACAATACAGTTGTGTAAATTTGTGGAGATGTGGGGGTTGCGGGATCATCGCAGGATTCATGTGGGCATGTGGACATGTGGACAATTCCCGAGGATCTTTAGAGGCATTTGGAGTGTGTGGATAGAGGCTCTGGTGACTTAAACTCCAGTGACATGTAAAGTAATAGGCAACAGCTTTATTTAGTGACCAACGCAGTTTGTAGTCTTCATCAGCGTCATTGCAAAATGTCAAATGGcttgtgtttaaataaaaatcaggaaacagaaaaagaaatctcCAATTAGACCAATCACAGCTTCACAAATAAAGCAGTTGACCAATTATCATTTAACAGGTTGGTATTGGTAAATTGGTTAAGCCACAGCCCAAATAGGTTCTGGACTGAGCCACTTCAGATTAAAAGGGGAGAAaagataaatggcctgtattagTATAGCGCTTTATTAGTCCCTAAGGagcccaaagcgctttacacatccagtcatccacccattcacacactggtgatagcagctacattgtagccacagccaccctggggcgcactgacagaggcgaggctgccggacactggcgccaccgggccctctgaccaccaccagtaggcaacgggtgaagtgtcttgcccaaggacacaacaacagAGACTGTTcaagccggggcttgaaccggcaaccttctgattacaaggcgacctcccaactcttgagctacAATCGCCCCAATGTAAAAAATCACTGCATGTCTTAATGTAATACATGCTAAAAAAGTACACAGAAACCTGCAAACAAgttaatataaaaaatacagtaCCTACAGGAACATTAAAAGGAAAATGAAGCTCTGACAAGCCTATCTGTTATGTTTTTACCTCTCTTAAGTTATCATTGGCGGTTCTTTAAAAATCCCTAATGATAAGCTTGGATCACTTTGAAGGTTATACcaatgttttaaaatgatttctttAATGTTCCTGGGTGTTTGTGTAAAAGTTGTCTAGAAGACAAGATTTGATTTATGTTTTGGAGGTTTCTTGATCTCTAAATAAAACTTCCTACTTTTTGAGtcgaccttttttttttctgcagatcTTATCAAGTCCTTcataatttctttctttaactTTTTTCAACATCTCTTCTTTATTCTCATAGTATTGTTCTGGAATTTCACAGATACATTTAAGGCTAATCAATTGGCTTACAGGTAAGCTTTTTTTGAGGTGGCTAGGATGGAAACTTTCATGACCCAGACCTAGTGctagatttttttaattatactcTGCAAAACCTTTCCCACAGTTACAGTAGAGTTATTTTAATCAGTGcagcattttcttttgttttgcaaTGTAATGTATTCCAGTAGGTTTGGGGGTACAGAGAGGTACAGagatttctcttttttgttacttttttgtcAAGGAAGTTAATTTCTTTAGTGTTGCAATTAAGGGTAAAACATAAACTTGCAAAATGTCCATTTAAGGATTCTACAAACTCCAGTAATGAAGTAACTTGTACATAATCTATATACCATAATAAGTGGGA
It includes:
- the LOC101481651 gene encoding uncharacterized protein LOC101481651, which translates into the protein MENLKQHMQIHTGEKTHSCSTCWKNFTLKTHLNEHMRIHTGDKPHSCSTCGKRFSLAANLRAHITIHTGEKTYSCSTCGKGFNHKTSLKIHMELHTGEKQYSCSSCGKRFSVAAALRSHIKIHTGEQSNSCITYGKQFSVEGTLRSHIRIHSGEKPYSCSTCGKGFNHKASFKIHMESHTGEKRYSCSTCGKDFSVATTLRSHITVHTGKKKHIVVAHVAKVLVVLSTGKPTSVSTQVRNHIAAVHVGKVLVPSQT